A single genomic interval of Primulina huaijiensis isolate GDHJ02 chromosome 7, ASM1229523v2, whole genome shotgun sequence harbors:
- the LOC140981678 gene encoding agamous-like MADS-box protein AGL82: MGRAKLHLELLSTKKRRRKTYEIRRKGLKKKAEELSTLCRVDLCMIVHPPPLKNEEIEQLVWSNDPGQVANLIESHKLSRLGDEYSMSRTYNFSTFYEDQTRKIKEDIEKLRKKNREAKYPNWDERFNHFSLEELKILTDVLTENINAAKG; this comes from the coding sequence aTGGGCAGGGCAAAATTGCATCTAGAACTATTAAGcacaaagaaaagaagaagaaagaccTACGAAATCAGGAGAAAAGGTTTGAAGAAGAAGGCCGAGGAATTGTCCACTCTTTGTAGAGTCGACCTGTGCATGATTGTGCACCCGCCACCGCTAAAGAACGAAGAAATCGAGCAATTAGTTTGGTCCAATGATCCAGGTCAGGTTGCGAATCTGATCGAATCCCACAAATTGTCAAGGTTAGGCGATGAATATTCCATGTCAAGAACATACAATTTTTCCACCTTCTACGAGGATCAAACCAGAAAAATAAAGGAAGACATAGAGAAATTGAGAAAAAAGAATCGAGAAGCTAAATATCCCAACTGGGATGAAAGGTTCAATCATTTTTCGCTGGAGGAATTGAAAATTCTCACCGATGTTTTAACAGAGAATATCAATGCTGCGAAAGGCTAG
- the LOC140981396 gene encoding uncharacterized protein — MAGYKRSEEFPASSQEHENSSMEKKYGGLMPKKKPLISKDPERAFFDSADWALCKQGAGVNQKTTVDIETLRPKLERTPHQQLPPRRPACTS; from the exons ATGGCTGGCTACAAGAGAAGCGAAGAGTTCCCAGCTTCTTCCCAAGAACACGAG aaTTCTTCGATGGAAAAAAAGTATGGAGGCTTGATGCCAAAGAAGAAACCATTAATCTCGAAG GACCCTGAACGTGCCTTTTTTGATTCTGCGGATTGGGCTTTATGCAAg CAAGGTGCTGGAGTCAACCAAAAAACGACAGTGGACATAGAGACCTTAAGGCCAAAATTGGAG agaacGCCTCACCAACAATTGCCTCCTCGAAGACCTGCCTGCACATCTTAA